In one Nicotiana sylvestris chromosome 8, ASM39365v2, whole genome shotgun sequence genomic region, the following are encoded:
- the LOC138874732 gene encoding COP1-interactive protein 1-like encodes MGNVEPVPNFRGWVDSILKVVPMEARTWKSISNLHGWKVKTHGFAIRGMTAKVAIALRASSGTSLSLERTQATLSKRKVVEEDSENDEDEYTSLIARPRVRRRVVSEDEAEVTPVRASLTEPVRIPSDDETTPRDTNESIQRLFVSGFESGELGPVLDEVPFSSSVPPLVSSASLPILSVPAPLSISAPLPVSSSLPASSPSTPVIFTSSTAPPSIASPPSVQHVGEGSSSRSLAMRSVTLEVPANNSLLRKSGGADVWLRPLIGDIEKKKKKSSHSCLTLVNDIVHSTLKANLIGTELMGRISLLEKKTRESEKSIHEAEEIAKRAQLEADNWKKQFENAQGTIEELQESRNHLEQQKQSLTSELAVAKASSKIRELKALLDKKEEYAGELVQNLTQVQADLKISSDKVHALESSHASLEASLDSHLAEHQVLKNDLAIQENFDLDSELAKVLETIERTQQSFDFPSPAIEAPVAKELVNDEAVAVAVEVEDVAIPASEGEISTTQSMEAETSVTLAPLVEPNTSSPTETAPVAASSEVVIVHVAVSISEITIATSDVPTPSVTS; translated from the exons ATGGGAAATGTGGAACCCGTTcctaatttccgtggttgggtagattcaatcttgaaagtcgtgcctatggaggcaagaacttggaaatccatttccaatttacatggttggaaagtaaaaactcacG gatttgctattcgaggaatgaCAGCTAAAGTAGCTATTGCCCTTCGAGCCTCTTCAGGTACTTCACTCTCTTTGGAGAGAACTCAAGCTACGCTATCAaagaggaaagttgtagaagaGGATTCTGAGAATGATGAAGATGAATACACCTCTTTAATAGCTAGACCAAGAGTTAGGAGACGCGTCGTTTCCGAGGATGAAGCTGAAGTTACCCCTGTTCGTGCctctcttaccgaacctgttcGCATTCCTTCTGATGATGAAACCACTCCGAGGGACACAAATGAGTCTATTCAACGCCTCTTTGTTAGTGGTTTTGAAAGTGGAGAACTAGGTCCAGttttagatgaagttcctttttcttcctctgtTCCTCCATTGGTTTCAAGTGCTTCCTTGCCCATTCTATCTGTTCCTGCTCCCTTATCTATTTCTGCTCCCTTGCCTGTCTCTTCTTCCTTACCTGCTTCGAGTCCTTCGACTCctgttattttcacttcttctaccgctcCTCCTTCTATAGCTTCCCCTCCCTCTGTTCAACATGTAGGGGAGGGTTCCAGTAGCAGAAGCTTGGCTATGAGGAGCGTTACACTTGAAGTTCCTGCTAATAACAGTCTTTTAAGGAAGTCTGGTGGAGCAGATGTctggcttaggcctttgattggagatattgagaagaagaagaagaagagcagTCACAGTTGCTTAACTCTggtgaatgacatagttcattctactttgaag gctaacctcattggtacagaattgatgggaagaatttcccttctggaaaagaaaactcgtgagtctgaaaagtctatccacgaggctgaggaaatagccaAGAGAGCCCAGCTAGAAGCAGATAATTGGAAAAAGCaatttgagaatgctcagggaacCATAGAAGAATTGCAAGAGAGTAGAAatcacctggagcagcaaaagcaaagtctgacttctgagctagcagttgccaaagcttcttcaa aaatcagagaacttaaggcactcttggacaagaaagaagaatatgcaggagaattaGTGCAGAACTTGACTCAAGTTCAAGCTGATTTAAAGATCTCCTCTGACAAAGTACATGCCTTAGAAAGTTcccatgcctcccttgaagcttcccttgattctcatttagctgaacatcaagtgttaaagaatgatcttgctat tcaagaaaactttgactTAGACTCAGAGTTGGCCAAAGTTTTAGAGACAATTGAAAGAACCCAACAATCATTTGACTTTCCATCTCCGGCAATTGAAGCTCCCGTGGCTAAGGAACTTGTAAATGACGAAGCCGTTGCTGTGGCAGTTGAAGTTGAAgatgttgcaattccagcttcTGAGGGTGAGATTTCTACGACTCAGTCTATGGAAGCTGAAACATCCGTGACTCTTGCTCCCCTCGTTGAACCTAACACTTCAAGCCCAACTGAAACTGctcctgttgctgcttcttcagaagttgtcATCGTGCATGTGGCTGTTTCTATAAGTGAAATTactattgcaacttctgatgtgccaaccccttcagtgactagttaA
- the LOC138874733 gene encoding uncharacterized protein, translated as MARTRNSDTDTQDAAQETIATTVAQGRTKKVTQRKGRSTKRVHVPRVEREEGVDNDEQVPQNPVLPPKITPAQTTISPEVGQMFNVVNSAMVMFNAVNSAMVMFKAFMANQNERRDEIPPQSNRQNNSESSRVNEFLKLNPLVFHGSIVEEDPMLWLEGVKKALRAMKVFDDEVVELAAYQLRDVAGAWFEMWEKKRDEDDEDREAKATEFEQLKQGNKSMQEYYMEFIRLAKHAPHMVKTEKIKIRRFVSGLAYHIKDTTSAAAVGMTTFSSVVGFAKHLEKDKQQRREEKEHNKKAWTAVRFNGTSNRGGRDSSNKESLSQA; from the exons ATGGCTCGTACTCGCAACTCTGACACCGACACTCAGGATGCTGCTCAAGAAACTATTGCTACTACTGTGGCTCAAGGTAGAACTAAGAAGGTAACTCAAAGGAAGGGTAGATCCACAAAAAGGGTCCACGTACCCCGAGTTGAACGTGAAGAAGGGGTGGATAATGATGAGCAAGTACCTCAGAATCCAGTTCTGCCCCCAAAAATAACTCCGGCTCAGACAACTATATCCCCAGAGGTGGGTCAGATGTTTAATGTTGTCAACAGCGCTATGGTGATGTTTAATGCTGTCAACAGCGCTATGGTGATGTTTAAAGCCTTCATGGCCAACCAGAACGAGAGAAGAGATGAGATTCCACCTCAATCAAATAGACAGAACAATTCTGAGTCCTCAAgagtgaatgaatttttgaagttgaatCCTCTAGTGTTCCATGGTTCTATAGTTGAAGAAGATCCAATGTTATGGCTGGAGGGTGTGAAGAAAGCCCTCCGAGCGATGAAAGTATTTGATGATGAAGTTGTGGAACTGGCTGCTTACCAGCTTAGAGATGTGGCTGGcgcttggtttgagatgtgggaaaagaaaagagatgaagatgatg aggatagggaagctaaggctacagagttcgaacagctcaagcaagggaataaaagtATGCAAGAGTACTACATGGAATTCATAAGGCTAGCTAAGCATGCCCCTCACATGGTTAAGACAGAAAAAATAAAGATTCGCAGGTTTGTTAGCGGTTTAGCTTACCACATTAAGGATACGACATCAGCTGCAGCAGTAGGGATGACAACCTTCTCCTCTGTTGTGGGATTtgccaaacacttagaaaaagacaaacaacaaaggagagaagaaaaagagcataACAAGAAAGCCTGGACAGCGGTCAGGTTTAATGGTACATCCAACAGAGGTGGAAGGGATTCCTCTAATAAGGAGTCATTATCACAAGCTTAG